The genomic window AGCTACCCGCCGACATTTTACAGGCAATTGCGCCCAATACCCGCTTCGTAGTAGAGGTGCAAAGCGATCGCGACAGCGTTGCGAAGCAATACCGCTTAATCCTGTCCCCCGTTCCCCTAGAGCAACCCTTTTGGGCAACCGCCACGCCTGAAGAACGTCCTGAACGGCTTCACCAGTGGGTACACCACAAGGATGGCCCTAATCTGCCAGACGAAGCCTTGCGACGGGAGAATATTTACGATTGATGACAACTTATCTGTTGCATACCAATGCTTTACTGAGAAGTAGCGATCGCTTCCTGGGACAGCGGTGCAGCAATGCTCAATGGTACGCTCTTGAAGTGTCAATGCTTCTGACTTTCACCATATTGTAGGGACGTCTGCAAAGATCGGACGCACATCTATATTTTGGTATCTGCTCACTCAATATAGAGCTTCATTGAAGGGCATACTCAGCATCGGAGTCCAAAACTACTAGAAAAGGAACACCCATGAAAAACTTCTTTTTAGGAAGCATAGTGCTGCTGCTTGCACTGTCGGGGACAGCAAGAGCAAGCGCACAGAATCTCACCTCCGCAGAAGCTTGCCAGAAGGGAGAACCAGAGTGCGTAGACCTCGTTATCGAAGAGATGGAGCGCCGATACGAGCTACTCGCAGAGCTATGCGACCATGATGCCTTGTTTGCACTTACCTACCTGCGAAGTACTGAAACGTTTCTAGAGACACTCGACGAAATTGGGTATGACGACCCTGCTTCCGTGGTTCGAGAGGATGCACTGTTCGCAGAATACTATTTTCGCCCTTACGACGCCTACCACTCAGGACAAGGCAACGTACCACCGGCTTGGCAGATTGCCTTTGATGCAGCACAGAATCGTTCAGTGGCAGGCGCAGGAAACCTACTTTTAGGCTTCAACGCCCACATTCAACGGGACTTACCCTTTGTGCTGTACGACCTTTATACCCAAGGCACTCCCGTAAGTTACTCAGACCATAACCGCGCCAACCAATTCCTCCAACAAGTGGATGTAACCGAGGAACTGGTACAGAAGTTTGACCCGACCATTGACGACGCAGACTTGCCGGGTGAAGAAGATGACCAGCAGCAGTTTCAACTCATCGCTCAGTGGCGCGAAAGAGCCTTCCGCAATTTTGAACGACTCCGAGATGCTTCTACCGACGCAGAGCGAACACAGGTGGCAGCAGAAATTGAAGGGTATTCAGCAGCATTCGCACAGGGAGTGCAACTGGGATTTGCTTACCCACCCGGCACGGATAGCTCTGCCAGGGATGCTTACTGTCAGCGATGCCAAGAAGGAAATCACGCTTCCGTTCCCGAACCCCATGCTGGGTCGGGATTATTGGTGGTGAGTGGCATTTGGCTGCTCATCAACAAGTTCAAACCCAAACGATTTGCCTCTCAACGTTCCTAGTCGTTTCGAGATTGAGAACCATTGTGTCCGGTATGGGTGCGATTCACTCCTGAAAAATCGCACCTGACACTAACCTAAACTTCAGTCCCGCAGCATCAATGAAATTCTAGTTGTTCATCCCCAAGCGATCGCCCCCACGTCAAAAAAGGGTTCAACCTCGGTGCGCGATCGCTTATTTTCTGTACCCCTTGAAGATATGACTGTGCGTTCGGTTGTCAAAGCTGAGTTGTTCTATGGTGCGCGGCGAAGTAACAACCCAACTCGAACTCTGGAACAGCAACAGGAATTTCTAGGGCGGTTTGCCTCCCTTTCTTTTGGGGATGAGGCTGCGATCGCACTTTCCCCAGAATCTTACTTCGACTTTCGCTTCGACTTAGGCGGCGTTCGATGTGCGCCAAAGTATTTTTCACTGCGATAGCGAAGCCACACCCGCAACTGCTGCGGAATCTGGTCTTTTTGTTCTTTCGTCAGCGTGTTGTAAAGGGCTAAAGCGCGATCGCGTTCTCCCCGACAAGCAGCATTATTATGAGCATCCCAGTAGCTACGGGCAACCCGAATCCGCCGACAGACTTCCTTAATGAGTGCTTCTCCCGTGAGGGGATTTTCCTGCTTTGCCATACTTCAATCAGAACGCCTTACGGTGAGAATCTTGAGTAATAAAAGTAATAAAGGAACCAGCAATTCGTTGTCCGAGTACACGCGAATCGCTGGCTGCGGCTATAAAGCGATCGCGCTAGGTGAATCGCCACTGCTAATCCTTATCTTCTCCATCCTTCTCCTCATCGTCATCTTTATCGGAGGAGCCAGTGGTCTCATGGCCCTCGTCATCGTCATCATCAGCCTGATTAACCTGGTTGGATTTTTGTTCCGATTCTTCTACAGGTTCGGAATTTTTAGCGGGTTCACTACAACCAACTAGAACGATATTACCTGCGAACATCACAAGCAGACCCAAGCAAAAAGCACTAAAAGATTTATTCCACAGCGGTATCATTTGGGATTTGGGTTCTCCATCAATACTATTCATATCTTTTTAAACTTTAGCGAACTGCACGGGATTTAAACCTTAGATTTGATTTGTCTATGGTCATGGATTGGGTTGTGGCTGGACTTGTGCTTGCCAGCCTCCATTGAATTGGCTATTCCAATGACCAGGTATTTTTGCACAAATGGGATGCTTCCGCCGATCGCCTTAAAATATCAGGTGGTTGATGGAAGTTCCAACAACTCCGGTTGTTCTTCAATCAGCGCCAGAGGTTGTTTTATTTGCCACGTCTTATCTTGGGAAAGTTTCAGCAAAGACTGATGATAATTTGCCAACGTAGCGCGATGTCCCACACTCAAGAAAGTAGTCCCTTTCGCTTGCAAATGTTTATACAACCGTTCCTCGTTATCCAAATCTAGGGCGCTGGTTGCTTCATCTAAGATGGCGTAGTTGGGTTTGTTTAGCAGCAACCGGGCGAAAGTTAGCCGTTGTTGTTCGCCCAAAGAGAGGACATCTGCCCAATCCTGTTCGGCATCAAAGCCACCAAATCTTTCCTCTAAACCTGCTAAATTAACCTGTTCCAGCACTTGCTTTAAGTGTTCGTCGTCAACCTCAAGGTGCGTGTTGGGATAGAGCAATTGATCGCGCAGAGTACCCAACACCATATAAGGACGTTGCGGCAAAAATAGGATCTGGTTCGATTCAGGACGAATAATCGTTCCTGTACCAGAATCCCACAAACCCGCGATCGCTCTCAGCAGCGAACTCTTACCACAACCACTTGGCCCCATCACCAAAAGTCCTTGTCTAGCAGCTAACTCTAGCGACAAATCTTCTACTAATGTGCGTTGATAGTTGGGCGTTTGCAGGTTGAGATGTTCGACGGCGAGGCGTTCTGCTTCCACGGTTTGAATTTTGGGCTGTTCCTGATTCGATTCCCTCCGCTCTAAAAATTCTGCAAAGGTATAGAGACGATTAATTCCAGCGCCAAACGTGGTTAATTGCTGGAAACGAGCAACCACAACATTCAGTGAGAAAAAGACTCTTACAAAAGCGCCTTGCGCTTCAGAAACTTTGCCCACCTCCATTTCTCCAGCAAAAATTGCGGGTGCAACCACTAAAGCAGGCAAGATAAACGGGATAAACTCATAAGCATTTGTGAGAACATTTAAGTTCAATTCCCAAACCAACAGCCGCTTGACATTCTCAAACACATCGAAAAACCGCTGCTTAACTTGGTTTGACTCTTGTTCTTCCCCTCGATAGAATGCGATCGCTTCCGCATTCTCCCGAATTCTCACCAGACCAAAACGGAGATTCGCTTCCTTCTTCAGTTGTTCAAAATTCAGTCGGACAAGCGGCTTCCCAAACACAACCGTCGTCACCAGAGTGCCAATCAAGGCATACAGCACCAGAAAAAGCACCAGAGGTTTAGAAATACCCCAGAGTACACTGCTGAAGGCGATCGTTGACAGCACTGACTCCACCAACCGCAGCAAAAAGGTGAGGGATTCCTGGGTAAAACTGCGAACATCTTCCGAAATCCGCTGATCTGGGTTATCGATTTCGGTGCCTGAGATATGCAGATTATAGTACGAGCGATCGCGAAAGTAGCTATCCACGAATCGATGGGTTAGCCATTTGCGCCATTGCAAACTCAGGCGATCGCGCAGATAGGTATAGCCTGCTAAAAGGGGTGCATAGATTACCAGCACGCCGATGAAAACGATCACGGTTTGCCAAAAGCGCGGCTCATCCTGGGCTGAGAGCGATGAAATCAGCACCCCTCGCTTATTGTTGAGGATGACGCTCAACCCCGTATACGCCAGCAAACATAGCACAACGCCCAGCAGTAACCCTCTGGCTTGCCATTTCTCATCCCCTGACCAATAGGACTTGGCGATCGTCCAAAACTGCTGAAATACGTTGAAATTCAATCGATCCATCGGCTTGCTTCCCTTACAACTCGGTCTGCCGGGAGATAATAAGTAAAGGTGAATCAGAGCAAAATTTACTCAAATACTGGTGTGACTCATCTCTGGGCAATTGTTAAATTATGCTACAAATTTCTAATACCGTAAGTATTCCAGAGTATGAGATTGAGATGAGTGCAGTCCGCTCTCAAGGGGCAGGAGGGCAAAACGTCAACAAGGTGGCAACTTCTGAGCGTAGTTGCAGCCAATCAATACAAACTTCTGCCAAATCTTCAGATGTAAAGGTGCGGAGTGCGGTGCCAATTGCAAAAGCTAACTGTACAAAGGCACGAATAATAAGTGAGAAAAGGGCAACTTTAGCGGAAAACTAGCTTGTTTATACTCAGTAATGTAGGTTGGGTTGAGGCACGAAACCCAACACGGTCAAGGCTTTGATGGGTTTCGCTACCGCTCTACCCATCCTACAAATAATTAAGTGCTTCTACTTATACTCAGCTTGATTTGGGAACAAAGAGCATTACCCCGATTGCAGAAAACACAACCACGTCAATACATTAATCAACAATCGTTACTGTGGTACCTAACTTCACCCAACCCTTCTCAATCAACTGCTGCAATGTGTTTGAGTCGAGATGGATGCAGCCACCTGAGTTAGCTTGACCAATATTCTCCGGATTGGGTGTACCATGAAGTGCGATTGAGAACCAGTAGGGCGTTCCCTGAAATGTACTCATCTTGGGACCCGTGATGCTTGTCGTTGAAGTGAGTCCGATATAGCCATTTCCATAGGCTCTGTCTGGGCTACCGTTCCCATCAAAATCAAGAGAATTCATGTTCTTGAATAGCTGAGCTAATCCTTGCCGAGGGTTAACTAAGCTGCGATATTGAGTAACCTTGACAAAACGCTTAACGTTATCTTGGGCAATCTGGTTGTACTCAGACTTTTTGTAGAGAATCAAGTCTACGCTCATCTCGCCTGTGGGGGTAACAAAGTCATTCATATTTTGTTTGTCTTTGAGTCCGCCCTTACCAATACCAATACTTGCCTTGTAAATCGGAACGCTTTGGTTATTGAGTACCTCTAAGCGCTTGTCTACTCGATGAATGAGCAGCGAGTAACGTTCTTCTTGAATGCTGTTGAGTTTATCAGCATTTTTTACGGATGCTGGGGAGAATTGTGGCTTGGCTTCAGTTGCTTTTTTTGGAGTTGGAACGACAGCATCAGATGATGTACAAGCGCATAGGGCTATTGGTAGTACTGCAACTAAGATCCAGTTTGAGATGAGACGAGATGTTCTGAACACAACTAACCTAACTGAGGCTTGCTCAACTAATTCTCATAATATAAGGGAGACCCTGTAAGTTGTTCTACGCCGTGTTTGATATTGCAGCTAGAGAGGGAGCTAGAGGCGAAGCTACTACTTTATGCTGGAATCAGCACCAATAGAGCGAAACCGGGCAAACATTTCCGTGCAATGCTGCACTGTTTATAGTCAACCGAATCAATCATGCTGCAAATTTCTAACACCGTGAGTATCCCAGAGCATGAGATTGAGATGAGTGCGGTGCGATCGCAAGGTGCTGGCGGGCAAAACGTGAATAAGGTAGCAACCGCCATTCACCTGCGCTTTGACATTGTGGCTTCCTCACTACCTGAACGCTACAAAGAGCGGCTGTTGAAGCTTTCCGACCAGCGCATTACCAAAGATGGGGTAATTGTCATCAAGGCTCAAGAACACCGCAGCCAGGAGCAAAATCGGGAAGAAGCATTGCAACGACTGCAAGACTTGATTAAGAGTGCGATCGCCGTCGTCAAACTCCGCAAAAAGAGCAAACCAACTCGGAGTTCTCAAAGAAAGCGTTTGGATAGTAAAACTAAGCGATCGCACGTTAAGTCGATGCGAGGGAAGGTTACGGATGAGTGAGTGGTACAGAAAAGACCTTGCTTATATTCACGATGTCGGCTTCAGGAGTTATGTTCTGCAAGCAATGCCAGGAATTCTGGCAACTCTCAAACAGCATGGCATTCAGGATGGACTGGTTGTAGATTTGGGGTGTGGTAGTGGTTTGTCAGCTGAGGAGTTGGTTAGGGCAGGCTACCAAGTATTGGGAGTTGATATCTCAGCTGACATGATTGAGATTGCCCGTTGTCGAGTTCCTATGGCTGAATTTCAGCTAGGCTCGTTGTTCAAGGTTGAAATTCCTGACTGTAATGCGGTGATTTCGATTAGTGAATGTTTTAACTACCTGTTTGACCCCGACCACCAAACACTTATCCAAGTGTTTCAACGCATCTATGATGCTCTCGCACCGGGAGGCGTTTTTATCTTTGATATTGCAGAACCCGGACAGCTGACTTCTGCAACTCCAGTCAAAAGCTTTACCGAAGGCGAAGATTGGATTGTTTTGGTGGAAAAACAGGAAGACCCAGATCGGCACATCCTGACTCGGCGAATCATTACCTTTCGGCAAGTAGGAAACGATTATCGTCGAGATGACGAGGTTCATCGCCAGCAACTATATGCAGCAGCAGAAATTGCCACGATGTTGCAACAAGTGGGCTACCAAGTCGAAATTCAGCGTTGTTATGGTCAGTTTGCTTTACCCAACGCCCATGCTGCATTGATTGCCAGAAAGTCTATGAACAACCCTTGACTGTTCCCGGTTGTTCCGGCAGCCATCAAGACTTTAAGCGATCGCAGATTAAGTCGATGCGAGGGAAGGTTACGGATGAATGAGCGTGCTGGATTGAATCTTTAATGCCAATTGCGGTCGGGTTCTGGCTGCAATCGTTTAGCCGCATCAATCACATCTTGCAGTTCTACTGGATCGCTCAAGGGGTCATCATCAAGTGTCGTGACCCGATTGAATTCCTTCTGCCAGCGTCGTAGCTCTGCAATGTATGGTTCGCAAGGCACCCGCTTTAGATTATCCCCTTCCTCCACTAAATCGTAAATCCCGTTGTGCAGCCACTTTCCGGTATGCCAATCCGGCATATCAACAGCAGGGAATAAACAAATGCCATGCAAATCCATCCCAGAATTAACCGCTGCTAGAGACTCTTCTACTACGTCCTTTAGCCACTCATCTCTGCCTGCTTCCATCCCACTGGTTTCGCCAACGATCATCGGTCTGCGATAACGTTCCCACACCCACTGCATTAAGTCATGGAGCGGTTTGATGCGATCGTCGTGGGGTTCTAGCGCCTGATGGGGGCCTTGTTCCCGGTATTCCATCTGACCGAAAGAATAGTGATTTGCGCCAACGATATCGAGAATTTCTGGGGAACCGCCGAGTTCGGGATGCTCTTTCCCATAGAGAATATCCCACGCTAAAAACGTATCTACATAGGTTTCGTGATGTGCTGCCTCGATTTGATCCGGGCGATCGCGCGGTGCGACCACCTGAACCAAGGGATCGATCTGGATCATCCTGGCGGAGGGTTCCACTTCTCGAATTGCCTTAACACCTGCGATCGCTGCCTTACACAAGGCTAGACGAAAGCGAAAACGGTCTTCTTTTGTGGTTTTATACGGAGCCACCCAGCCCCATTCTCCACCGCAGAAAGAGAAAAAGGTAATTTCATTAATCGGGGTGAAAAAATAGGGGCCAGGTAAGCGGGAGATCGTATACTCAGCTGCTGCGCGACAGTAACGGGCAAAGCGATCGCTAAACTCATTACTAAATGGATCGAGATCGTCTGGATACCCGTAGTGGCAGAGATCCCAGATGGGAACGATCTGCGTCTGCTGCATTGCTTCGATCATCGGGTCAATGCTAGAGAAGTCGTAGCCGCCATTACGATCGACTAGGGGCCAGGGAATCCCTTCCCGCGCCACATCAATCCCCAGCGATCGCAAGATGTTGTAGTCTTCCTGTGCGTGACGACCGTGCTGTGTCTCTGCAATCAGATTTCGCCGTCCCTTGTCTTTCCAGAGAAATGTCGAACACTCAAAGCCAGAAATGAAGAAAGTAGGGAAGATTCCAGGTCGTTGAGCCATGCGTTTGCTCTGTAAGTTTACTCGTCATGGTAGGCACTTTTGCTCATTTGAAACACTATCCAACGCGAGATAAATCCGTTGAGTTCCTTAGAGAAGTGTTTACAGCATTTCTAAGGAAACAGGTTTAGTGGGCGGTGGGAAGGCGGCATCTAAGGAAGCCAATTCATCAGCACTCAATTTCAAATCCAGGGCAGCATAATTTTGCTCTACATGGTCAATGCGGCTGGATTTGGGAATAACAATTACATTCTCCTGATGCAACAACCAGGCGATCGCTACTTGAGCCGCAGTAACTTCTCGTTCTTGAGCGATCGCCTTGAGTGTTCCATTGTTCAGCAAACGACCTTGCTCAATTGGGGAATACGCCATAATTGGGATGCTTCGTTGCCGGCACCAGGGCAATAAATTCCACTCAATTCCCCGTCGCATTAGGTTATAGAGGACTTGATTGGTCGCGATCGCGTTTCCGTCCTCCATCTGGCTGGCTTCCTCCATATCCTCGACATCAAAATTACTCACCCCATAGCTGCGAATTTTCCCGGCTTGTTGAAGCGTCTGAAATGCTTCGAGAGTTTCTGCTAATGGAACAGAACCGCGCCAGTGCAATAGGTAAAGGTCAAGATAGTCAGTTTTCAACCGTTTCAAACTTCGTTCGCACGCAGCGATCGCACCTTGCTTGGAGGCGTTGTGCGGATAAACTTTGCTGACTAAAAAAACGGATGCACGACGACTTGCGATCGCTTCTGCGATTACTTCCTCTGCACCGCCTTCGCCATACATTTCGGCAGTGTCAATCAGAGTTAGACCCAGATCGAGTCCGTGGCGTAAGGCATCAATTTCGCTTTGGCGATTCCTGGCATTTTCCCCCATCTGCCAGGTGCCCATACCAAGAATCGGAATTAATTGTCCAGAGGGTAGTTTAAGTGTTCGCATAGCAGTTTTCATCCATTCAAGCTATTTCTGGAGCGTCTGTTGAAAGGTCTTGATAGCATCAACGTGATTCACCATATTGATGCAACGTAACAACAAATCCACATCGATCCCTTTGATTTCCTCACTATTGGAAATCTTTTCGTAGTCCAGAGTGTTGCCCTCTCCCCGCAGGTGATAAATCTCTAGCACTCCGTCTTCCCAGAACCACACTTCAGGAATCTTCAGCCGCTTGTATGTCTCCAGTTTGTTAATGCCGCCACTGGTAAACACCACTTCGATAGCCAGATCGGGACGCACTCGACCAGGGGCAAGTTTATAGGATTTATCTGCCTCTCGCTTGACGGCACCCCCTTCACTTCCTAGGGTCATGGAGCCAGTTGGGGTGAAGTCAAACTCTGCCATAAGCAGGTAAAGCTCCAACAATGCGCCGATCCTCTCCTTTATTGTTTCGTGGGGTTCTCCTGGCATCCGTCGAATCTCCAGTACTCCATCCAGGAAGGAAAGCCGATATCCTGGACGGTCTAACAATTGCTCAACTGCTTTGAACTCTCTCCAGGTCAATCCCTCAAACAGGAGGGGTTCTTCCCTTTGGGGTGTTGCTATCGTTGCCGTGGTCATAAGAGTCTCTGGTCTGTTTCCAGATTAGGAGTGATTGGGTTTGGATGGCGATCGCTTTAACGTAACTTCTTTTATAGTATGGGTTTATTAAATCAGAAGGAGCCTGGTATTAGAGACCGATCGCTATCCTTAAAATTCCTTGCCTTCAAAGTACTTGAGCTATCTTGGATAAAACCCTGCAAGATAGTCTATGCTCACGCTTCGCCTTACCCAACACGCAGATAGTCAACCAGCCTACTATCGGGTTGAAGTTGCCTTGAAGGGTGATGGTTCGAGACAAACGGCGACAGTACGTTTCCAGTTCAAGCTGACTCAGCAGGAGCAGGAAAACATCCGTTGGTATTTGGAGGATTATCTCCAGTATCTCTCCGACCCTGCCCCTCAGATTGCAGCAAAGGTAGAGAGACGGATGGCGGAGATCGGAGTTGAGCTATTTAAAGAAATTTTTCAGGCGAATGATGATGCTCGTGATCTGTGGGCAACCCTGCGTCAGAACTTGAATCATACTCGTGTGGAAATTCTGACGGATATTGCCCAGGCAACAGCGATTCCCTGGGAATTGTTGCGCGATCCCAAAACCGATGCTTGTCTGGCGTTGCGATCGCCTGCGTTTGTTCGTAGCTATTCGCAACCTGCTCAACGTCCACGACTGCCTCAAACTAATGGAGATACCATTCGGATTCTACTGGTGATTTGTCGTCCTCAAGGTAGGGACGATGTGCCATTTCGTTCTGTTGCTAGTCGGTTGATTAAGGGACTTGGCACCAGAACTGATGGGTTTCAGTTAGATGTTTTGCGTCCACCGACCTTCGAGCAACTCAGCCGTGTTCTACGGCAGGCGAAGGCGCAAGGCAAACCGTATCATGTCGTTCACTTCGATGGACATGGAGTTTACCAGGATAGTAGTCAACTGACGCTAAACAAAAATCCGCTATTTTTTGCGGATCGTCGTCCGGGGATGCACGGCTACCTGGCATTTGAAAATGGGATGGCTGACGAGAATGTTGAGTTTGTCAGTGGTTCAGATTTAGGGCAACTGCTGGTAGAGACGGATGTCCCAGTTTTAGTGCTGAATGCCTGTCGCTCAGGTCATGCTGAGGCACAGGATGCTCCAACACAAATCGAGGGTGCAACTTCAGATCAGATAGGTGATGCCCATTCACCGGTGCGATCATTTGGTTCATTGGCGCAGGAAGTGATGGATGCAGGGGTAGCTGGTGTGGTTGCCATGCGTTACAACCTTTATGTGATGACAGCCGCTCAGTTTGTGGCGGATCTGTATGCATCGCTGGTGCAGGGGCAGACGTTAGGCGAGGCTGTAACCTCAGGACGGAAACAACTCAAGGATCAACCTCAGCGAGAAGTTGCCTACAAACCTGTGGCATTGCAAGACTGGCTGGTTCCTGTGGTGTATGAGGCAGCTGCGATCACCCTTTTCCCAGCACCTGTTCACTCGCAAAAGCTAACAATCCAATTGCATGAGAATGATGCTCTCCCTGTAACTGGAATGTTGGATGCTCAACTACCCAAAGCTCCAGATGCTGGATTCTTTGGACGGGATGAGACGTTGTTGGCAATTGACCGAGCATTTGACCATCATGCGATCATATTACTCCATGCGTTTGCTGGAAGCGGAAAGACCAGCACGGCGGCTGAGTTTGGTCGTTGGTATGCATTAACAGGTGGATTGCTTGAGGCTGGAAAACAGGGATACGTATTGTTCACGTCGTTTCAGCGATATCTGCCGTTATCAAGGGTGCTGGATAAGCTCGGTCAGGTTTTTGAGCGCGATTTGGAACGATCTGGAATTCAGTGGCTGGCATTGAGTGATGAACAGCAAAGGGCTGTTGCGTTGCAGGTGCTATCCCAAGTTCCGGTGCTATGGATTTGGGACAATGTGGAACCTGTTGCAGGATTTCCTGATGGCGAGACTCAACGCTGGAGCGAAGCCGAGCAGCAGGAACTGGCAGACTTTCTTCGAGATGCGCGAGACACTAAAGCTAAATTTTTGCTGACTTCTCGACGCGATGAACGAGGATGGTTAGGCGATTTACCTGTGCGAGTGCAAGTGCTACCAATGCCTATGCAAGAACGGGTGCAATTCGCACGAGCGTTAGCAAAGAAACATGGGCACCGTCTAACAAATGTAGAGGATTGGCGACCGTTGCTGAGATACACACAAGGAAATCCGTTGACGATTACGGTAGTAGTTGGTCAAGCACTGCGTAATGGATATAGAAGCAAAGAGCAAATTGAAAAATTTGTTGCTGACTTGCAATCTGGTGAAGCTGAATTGGATGATGACGAGAGCGACGGGCGAGCTAAATCTCTAAGTGCATCTTTGAGCTACGGATTTGAACATAACTTTACCCTAAAGGAGAAAGAGAGACTCGCTTTACTATCTTTCTTTCAAGGGTTTGTTACTGCTTTTGTATTTTCTACGATCGGTTATCCTGATAATGAATGGAGAACTCCAAAAGTTGCAGACTTTGAAGAATTTTATCGTACAGCTATATCAATACTGAAGCGTGCAACTGAAATTGGGTTTCTCCAAGAAATCGAAGTGGATTTTTATTGGATTCATCCAGCTTTACCTTGGTATTTCAATCGCTTATTTAGACAGCTTTACGCACTTAAGGAAACTAGACTATCTGCCACTTATGCATTTGTAAGAGCAATAGGAGACTGGGGGACAGGCTATCACAACCTTTACTTTGATGGGAATCGAGATGTGGCTGCTTTTCTAATTGCTGAGGAATTAAACTTGCTGTATGCCTTAAAATTAGCGATAGTTAATAACTGGAAAAAAGAGTTGAATGATGTAGCGAGAGGTCTATTTGCACTCTATGAACATATAGGTGATAGAAGCCAAGAAGAGAGCCTTACAGTAAAATTACTTCCCTATTTTGTTGATTCTAAAACTAGAGAACCAATATTAAATTTAGAAGAGGAGTGGGATAGGCTCACTCACCATTACTTCAAACTTCTACTTCATCATGGGCGAATGGAAGAAGCAAAACAACTCCAACAGAAAAAAGTCGAGTGGAATCGAAAGCAAACTCAGACAATTATAAATCTGTCGCCGGAAGAGTTGGATGAGACCCAAAAAATCGATATTAGGAACCTGGCTGTATCAATTGAAGGTATAGGTGTAATTTTTCGTTCGCAAAATAACCCTGAATGTGTTGGCTATTTTGAAGAAGCTGTATCACTTTATCAAAAGATCAGTAATAGAACTGCTGAAGCTGTGGTTGCACACAATTTGGCTCAAGCATATAAAGATATATCTGAAATTCAGAATTATACAGAAGCCCAAGAGTGGCTCTTAAAAGCTTTTCAACTATATGGTGAAAATGATTTCCTTGGAAAAGGGAAAAGCGCAATTCTATTTGGTAAGGTGTGTCATGAGCGTTTCGAAAAAGCGCGGCCTTTTGGAGAGGAGAAAGCCCTGCTTCGAGAACTAAATCTAGGAATAGAGTTTTATCACAAAGCACTTAAGTCTTTGCCTTCCAATGCTGTAGCAGACTTGGTTGAGGCATCTATAGGTCTTGGAGATACATACAGCGATGCAGTCGAATTTGAGTTAGCTTTATCGTATTATCAACAAGCAATTCGCTACAGTGAAGAAATCGGAAACTTTTACAAAGCAGCTCAAGCGC from Funiculus sociatus GB2-C1 includes these protein-coding regions:
- a CDS encoding aldo/keto reductase; translated protein: MRTLKLPSGQLIPILGMGTWQMGENARNRQSEIDALRHGLDLGLTLIDTAEMYGEGGAEEVIAEAIASRRASVFLVSKVYPHNASKQGAIAACERSLKRLKTDYLDLYLLHWRGSVPLAETLEAFQTLQQAGKIRSYGVSNFDVEDMEEASQMEDGNAIATNQVLYNLMRRGIEWNLLPWCRQRSIPIMAYSPIEQGRLLNNGTLKAIAQEREVTAAQVAIAWLLHQENVIVIPKSSRIDHVEQNYAALDLKLSADELASLDAAFPPPTKPVSLEML
- a CDS encoding CHAT domain-containing protein, translating into MLTLRLTQHADSQPAYYRVEVALKGDGSRQTATVRFQFKLTQQEQENIRWYLEDYLQYLSDPAPQIAAKVERRMAEIGVELFKEIFQANDDARDLWATLRQNLNHTRVEILTDIAQATAIPWELLRDPKTDACLALRSPAFVRSYSQPAQRPRLPQTNGDTIRILLVICRPQGRDDVPFRSVASRLIKGLGTRTDGFQLDVLRPPTFEQLSRVLRQAKAQGKPYHVVHFDGHGVYQDSSQLTLNKNPLFFADRRPGMHGYLAFENGMADENVEFVSGSDLGQLLVETDVPVLVLNACRSGHAEAQDAPTQIEGATSDQIGDAHSPVRSFGSLAQEVMDAGVAGVVAMRYNLYVMTAAQFVADLYASLVQGQTLGEAVTSGRKQLKDQPQREVAYKPVALQDWLVPVVYEAAAITLFPAPVHSQKLTIQLHENDALPVTGMLDAQLPKAPDAGFFGRDETLLAIDRAFDHHAIILLHAFAGSGKTSTAAEFGRWYALTGGLLEAGKQGYVLFTSFQRYLPLSRVLDKLGQVFERDLERSGIQWLALSDEQQRAVALQVLSQVPVLWIWDNVEPVAGFPDGETQRWSEAEQQELADFLRDARDTKAKFLLTSRRDERGWLGDLPVRVQVLPMPMQERVQFARALAKKHGHRLTNVEDWRPLLRYTQGNPLTITVVVGQALRNGYRSKEQIEKFVADLQSGEAELDDDESDGRAKSLSASLSYGFEHNFTLKEKERLALLSFFQGFVTAFVFSTIGYPDNEWRTPKVADFEEFYRTAISILKRATEIGFLQEIEVDFYWIHPALPWYFNRLFRQLYALKETRLSATYAFVRAIGDWGTGYHNLYFDGNRDVAAFLIAEELNLLYALKLAIVNNWKKELNDVARGLFALYEHIGDRSQEESLTVKLLPYFVDSKTREPILNLEEEWDRLTHHYFKLLLHHGRMEEAKQLQQKKVEWNRKQTQTIINLSPEELDETQKIDIRNLAVSIEGIGVIFRSQNNPECVGYFEEAVSLYQKISNRTAEAVVAHNLAQAYKDISEIQNYTEAQEWLLKAFQLYGENDFLGKGKSAILFGKVCHERFEKARPFGEEKALLRELNLGIEFYHKALKSLPSNAVADLVEASIGLGDTYSDAVEFELALSYYQQAIRYSEEIGNFYKAAQARYSAAITLARAERYDDALFYAQAALRTVETCGINEKIQPTKDLISNLEQKLLERSGLS
- a CDS encoding Uma2 family endonuclease, producing the protein MTTATIATPQREEPLLFEGLTWREFKAVEQLLDRPGYRLSFLDGVLEIRRMPGEPHETIKERIGALLELYLLMAEFDFTPTGSMTLGSEGGAVKREADKSYKLAPGRVRPDLAIEVVFTSGGINKLETYKRLKIPEVWFWEDGVLEIYHLRGEGNTLDYEKISNSEEIKGIDVDLLLRCINMVNHVDAIKTFQQTLQK